In a genomic window of Petrotoga sibirica DSM 13575:
- the hflC gene encoding protease modulator HflC: MKNTTLWAVVIIIVFFGILLGTTAFYIVDQTQQAIVIRFGNILNIRTEPGIYVKTPFIDNVVKLEKRIMIYDIPVERVITSDRRTILADTYAIWRIEDPQKFIETLRTVEVAKTRIDDIVYSHARDVIGNYTFSEVLSFQRVAILEDIKNRSEASLQDFGINVVDVRLKRTDLPQENTEAVYERMKSERYAMAAQLRAEGEREAQRIRAEADKQASRIRSDAQREAEIIRGTGEASAINIYSQAYSLDQDFYELQKITDIYKDSFNNSVLVIPNDSPLLKFFYEVE, encoded by the coding sequence ATGAAAAATACAACGCTCTGGGCAGTAGTTATAATAATAGTTTTCTTTGGAATTCTCCTTGGAACAACAGCTTTCTACATCGTTGATCAAACTCAACAAGCAATAGTAATCAGATTTGGAAATATTTTAAACATAAGAACCGAACCAGGAATTTACGTAAAAACACCTTTTATAGACAATGTAGTAAAACTCGAGAAAAGAATCATGATCTACGATATACCCGTAGAAAGAGTAATAACTTCTGACAGAAGAACTATTTTAGCCGATACATATGCAATTTGGAGAATAGAAGATCCTCAAAAGTTCATTGAAACACTCAGGACTGTAGAAGTTGCGAAGACAAGAATCGACGACATTGTTTACTCACATGCAAGAGATGTTATAGGAAATTACACATTTTCTGAAGTTCTTTCATTTCAAAGGGTGGCTATTTTGGAAGATATAAAAAATCGTAGTGAGGCATCACTACAAGATTTTGGAATAAATGTCGTTGACGTAAGGCTCAAAAGAACCGATCTACCTCAAGAAAACACCGAGGCGGTATACGAAAGAATGAAAAGTGAAAGGTATGCCATGGCTGCTCAATTAAGGGCCGAAGGAGAAAGAGAAGCCCAAAGAATACGAGCCGAAGCAGACAAACAAGCAAGTAGAATCAGGTCAGATGCCCAAAGAGAAGCCGAAATCATAAGAGGAACAGGTGAAGCAAGTGCGATAAACATTTATTCACAAGCTTATTCCTTGGATCAAGATTTCTACGAACTCCAAAAAATAACAGACATTTACAAAGATTCTTTCAACAACAGCGTCTTAGTTATTCCCAACGATTCACCTTTGCTAAAATTTTTCTATGAGGTGGAATAA
- the hflK gene encoding FtsH protease activity modulator HflK codes for MAEYEIFNPNEEFKDEGNNHEGHRWRNIIIIAVIIAIVAYLLTGIYQVGPSEVALVKTFGEYKSTAGPGLHVRLPYPFQSHVIVDVRTINKVEIGFRTTSTGRTPTYRSVTDEAEMITGDQNIISIEAVVQYRVNDPAAYAFNVIQGYDLVKSTSESVLRERVALSNLENVLTTERDRIAMETTERVQSILDSYNSGILIQNVYMQAVTPPDPVVPAFDDVNNARQDQQTSINEAQRYRNDIIPRAEGEAQRILNDAQAYAYEQVAKATGETERFKALLEEYQNSADITRKRLILDSVQQMIKNAKIQVVSKEGNTLNFLDLSEIIGGEAQ; via the coding sequence TTGGCTGAATATGAGATATTCAATCCAAATGAAGAATTTAAAGATGAAGGCAACAATCATGAAGGTCATAGATGGCGAAATATAATCATTATTGCCGTTATTATAGCGATTGTTGCCTACCTATTAACTGGTATTTATCAGGTAGGGCCTTCTGAAGTGGCATTAGTTAAGACTTTTGGCGAATACAAATCTACCGCAGGACCGGGCCTGCACGTTCGTCTTCCTTACCCTTTTCAATCACATGTTATAGTGGATGTAAGAACAATAAATAAGGTTGAAATAGGTTTTAGAACCACCAGCACGGGAAGAACCCCCACATACAGATCAGTGACGGATGAAGCAGAGATGATTACTGGTGATCAGAACATAATTAGTATTGAAGCAGTTGTTCAGTATAGGGTAAACGACCCTGCGGCTTATGCGTTCAATGTGATTCAGGGGTATGACCTAGTTAAATCTACCTCTGAAAGTGTACTTAGAGAACGTGTCGCTTTATCTAATTTAGAAAACGTCTTAACTACAGAAAGAGATAGAATAGCCATGGAAACCACTGAAAGGGTTCAGTCTATACTAGACAGTTATAACTCTGGTATTCTAATACAAAATGTATATATGCAAGCGGTAACCCCACCAGATCCAGTCGTTCCTGCTTTCGATGATGTGAACAACGCTCGTCAAGACCAACAAACATCAATAAACGAAGCACAGAGGTACAGGAATGACATTATTCCAAGAGCGGAAGGAGAAGCTCAAAGAATCTTGAACGATGCTCAGGCTTACGCCTACGAACAAGTTGCAAAGGCAACAGGAGAAACGGAAAGGTTCAAAGCATTATTGGAAGAATACCAAAACTCTGCGGATATCACAAGAAAAAGATTAATATTAGATTCTGTACAACAAATGATAAAAAATGCAAAGATACAAGTAGTATCTAAAGAAGGAAACACCTTGAACTTTTTGGACTTAAGTGAAATTATCGGTGGTGAGGCACAATGA
- a CDS encoding replication-associated recombination protein A produces MSGTQPLYEIIRPKKVDEILGNEKLKEILKTWIKNKKVRSFIIYGEPGSGKSTIVRALINEVKDYYDVFSISGAIEGKKKIKDIIGQKNNLFSKPKLLFVDEIHRLNKAEQDTLLLSVETGDLTLIGATTENPAISVNPALLSRVLVFKTKELTTEDYEKLFQQIEDYYKDLKITKEARKALIEYAGNDIRRIMNLIETANEAGINSIDLEFLKDFTGYRLTYDKNAKYSLISAYIKSMRGSDVDAALLYLAYMLESGEDPMYIARRMVILSAEDVGLADPNALNIAVSAMIATEHVGYPECYLPLSEATIYLCSSPKSNSAYLAYSKAKEFISQNNFEIPPKLINPLNKRMKKQGFGEGYKYPHDYGGFVRESYMPEGFENTQFFTPKEVGIEKRVKERLKDLWKDKKNY; encoded by the coding sequence TTGAGTGGTACACAACCTCTTTATGAGATAATTCGGCCAAAAAAGGTTGATGAGATACTGGGTAACGAAAAGTTGAAAGAAATTCTTAAAACCTGGATAAAGAATAAAAAGGTCAGATCTTTCATTATATATGGGGAACCTGGTAGCGGTAAGTCAACGATTGTAAGGGCTTTAATAAATGAGGTAAAAGATTATTACGATGTTTTTTCTATTTCAGGGGCAATAGAAGGAAAGAAAAAAATAAAGGATATAATTGGGCAAAAAAATAATCTTTTTTCAAAACCCAAATTATTATTTGTCGACGAAATACATCGATTGAATAAAGCTGAACAAGATACCTTACTTTTAAGCGTTGAAACTGGAGATTTAACTCTGATAGGTGCGACAACAGAAAATCCAGCTATTAGCGTTAATCCCGCATTATTATCTAGAGTATTAGTTTTTAAAACTAAAGAACTAACTACAGAAGATTATGAAAAATTATTCCAACAAATAGAGGATTATTACAAAGATTTGAAAATTACAAAAGAGGCACGCAAAGCACTGATAGAATATGCTGGAAATGATATCCGTCGGATAATGAATCTAATAGAAACAGCGAATGAAGCTGGGATCAATTCAATTGATTTAGAATTTCTTAAAGATTTTACCGGGTATCGACTAACTTACGATAAAAACGCAAAATATAGTTTAATTTCTGCATATATAAAAAGTATGAGGGGAAGCGATGTGGACGCTGCATTGCTTTACCTTGCTTATATGCTTGAAAGCGGCGAAGACCCGATGTACATAGCAAGAAGGATGGTCATTTTATCTGCCGAAGATGTTGGTTTGGCAGATCCTAATGCCTTAAACATAGCTGTATCAGCTATGATAGCTACTGAACATGTTGGTTACCCCGAATGTTATCTTCCATTATCTGAAGCTACAATTTATCTGTGTTCATCACCAAAATCCAATTCAGCATATCTAGCCTACTCTAAAGCCAAAGAGTTTATAAGCCAAAATAATTTCGAAATTCCACCTAAATTGATAAACCCTTTGAACAAAAGAATGAAAAAACAAGGTTTCGGAGAGGGGTACAAGTACCCTCACGATTATGGGGGGTTCGTTAGAGAAAGTTACATGCCAGAAGGTTTTGAAAATACTCAATTTTTCACGCCTAAAGAAGTTGGTATTGAAAAGCGTGTAAAAGAACGATTAAAAGATCTCTGGAAAGACAAGAAAAATTATTGA
- a CDS encoding NAD-dependent epimerase/dehydratase family protein yields the protein MVDKDKHRILVTGGAGFIGSNLVDRLIKEGHSVVVIDNLSTGNVEFLSPMALFYQQDIRDYNVLEKIFETHKFDYVFHLAAQISVPDSVKDPNRNAEINVMGTLNLLKLSFKYGIKKFIFSSTGGAIYGDNAPIPTSEDYCPHPISPYAISKLACEKYIEFYSRQYDLNYTILRYANVYGPKQTPKGEAGVVAIFTQNMLEKKEIVIYGDGEQVRDFVHVFDVVEANFLSINKGEKETVNVSTNKKTTVNELFEVMKRKTGYENDPIYKPERDGDVKMSLLSNEKAKSILGWEPKYDLEKGVENTIEWYTTSL from the coding sequence ATGGTTGATAAGGACAAACATCGAATCCTTGTTACCGGAGGTGCCGGTTTCATCGGTTCGAATTTAGTTGACAGATTGATAAAAGAAGGACATTCTGTAGTTGTTATCGATAATCTTTCCACAGGTAACGTAGAATTCTTGTCACCTATGGCTCTTTTTTATCAACAGGATATTAGAGATTATAATGTTTTGGAGAAAATATTTGAAACGCACAAGTTCGACTATGTGTTCCATTTAGCGGCACAGATCTCTGTTCCCGATTCTGTTAAAGACCCAAACCGGAACGCAGAAATCAATGTGATGGGTACTTTGAATTTATTGAAATTATCCTTTAAGTACGGGATCAAAAAGTTCATATTTTCTTCTACAGGTGGGGCTATTTACGGTGATAACGCTCCTATTCCCACTTCAGAAGATTATTGTCCACACCCTATTAGTCCTTATGCTATTTCTAAACTTGCTTGCGAAAAATACATCGAGTTTTATTCCCGCCAATATGATTTGAATTACACTATATTGAGATATGCCAACGTATATGGACCAAAGCAAACTCCCAAAGGAGAAGCCGGGGTAGTAGCAATCTTCACACAAAATATGTTAGAGAAAAAAGAGATAGTTATTTATGGTGATGGAGAACAGGTACGAGATTTTGTACATGTTTTTGATGTCGTTGAAGCCAACTTTTTATCCATTAATAAAGGGGAAAAGGAGACGGTAAATGTTTCGACTAACAAAAAAACAACTGTAAACGAGCTTTTTGAAGTGATGAAAAGGAAAACGGGATATGAGAATGACCCGATTTATAAACCTGAAAGAGATGGTGATGTGAAGATGAGTTTGCTTTCGAATGAGAAGGCGAAAAGTATTTTAGGATGGGAGCCTAAATACGATTTAGAAAAAGGGGTGGAGAACACTATTGAGTGGTACACAACCTCTTTATGA